One genomic region from Paroceanicella profunda encodes:
- a CDS encoding Bug family tripartite tricarboxylate transporter substrate binding protein, whose protein sequence is MKTLLRTAISVLALTAGPALADYPQRDLQGIIQWGAGGSTDTVMRSVTPHAEEVLGADVVMTNRTGGVGAIATKFAYAQKPDGYTLLMGAENPLLYKVMGLSDIDYSEFVPINLLARGVPLVVARPDAPFDTFDEFVAYAQAHPKDVKVGSTGPGGLASTVTAMIRSKTELPVTEVPYDGDGPALTALQGGAIDVMPAVLGAAVEQVKAGRMKVIALMDVTANDALPGVAPITDTHPEFKDYLPWGPFFGVFVKKGTPEEAVAKLTEAYAAGAENPDFVKLMDGRGYSVMNMSGAEAEAFLTRWQSVTAWLLQDAGVAKVSPETLGIPRP, encoded by the coding sequence ATGAAAACGCTGCTTCGTACCGCGATCTCCGTTCTGGCCCTCACGGCTGGTCCGGCGCTGGCCGACTATCCGCAGCGCGACCTGCAGGGCATCATCCAGTGGGGAGCCGGCGGCTCGACCGACACGGTGATGCGCTCGGTCACGCCGCATGCCGAGGAGGTGCTGGGCGCCGACGTGGTGATGACCAACCGCACCGGCGGCGTGGGCGCCATCGCCACCAAGTTCGCCTATGCCCAGAAGCCGGACGGCTACACCCTGTTGATGGGGGCGGAGAACCCGCTGCTCTACAAGGTGATGGGCCTGTCGGACATCGACTATTCCGAGTTCGTGCCGATCAACCTGCTGGCCCGCGGCGTGCCGCTGGTGGTGGCGCGCCCCGATGCGCCCTTCGACACGTTCGACGAGTTCGTGGCCTACGCGCAGGCGCATCCGAAGGACGTGAAGGTGGGCTCCACCGGCCCCGGCGGCCTCGCCTCCACCGTCACGGCGATGATCCGCTCCAAGACCGAACTGCCGGTCACCGAGGTGCCCTATGACGGCGACGGCCCGGCGCTCACCGCGCTGCAGGGCGGGGCGATCGACGTGATGCCGGCGGTGCTGGGCGCCGCGGTGGAGCAGGTGAAGGCCGGCCGCATGAAGGTGATCGCGCTGATGGATGTCACAGCGAACGACGCGCTGCCCGGCGTCGCCCCGATCACCGACACCCACCCGGAGTTCAAGGACTACCTGCCCTGGGGCCCGTTCTTCGGCGTCTTCGTGAAGAAGGGCACGCCGGAGGAGGCGGTGGCCAAGCTCACCGAAGCCTATGCCGCCGGGGCGGAGAACCCCGATTTCGTGAAGCTCATGGATGGCCGCGGCTATTCGGTGATGAACATGTCGGGCGCCGAGGCCGAGGCCTTCCTCACCCGCTGGCAGTCCGTCACCGCCTGGCTGCTGCAGGACGCGGGCGTGGCCAAGGTCTCGCCCGAGACGCTGGGCATCCCGCGGCCCTGA
- a CDS encoding tripartite tricarboxylate transporter TctB family protein: MDMSHRKRPGETIFAILMLALSLFLLWQAVAISGFSALSSPGSFPMAASFVMSVAAVVNLVRTLGAGPEGPGFLTTILTRRVVVFSLLILGFGLLLEPAGFLPAALLFLLAAMGFLWRRGPLRVAGIALVALVAIYIVFRLVFQVVLPEGLVPEQQILSGIRAQFSAEAPE, encoded by the coding sequence ATGGACATGTCCCATCGCAAACGCCCCGGCGAGACGATCTTCGCCATCCTGATGCTGGCGCTCAGCCTGTTCCTGCTCTGGCAGGCCGTGGCGATCTCCGGTTTCAGCGCGCTCAGCTCACCCGGATCCTTCCCCATGGCGGCCTCCTTCGTGATGAGCGTGGCCGCCGTGGTGAACCTGGTGCGCACGCTGGGCGCCGGGCCCGAGGGGCCCGGCTTCCTCACCACCATCCTCACCCGGCGGGTGGTGGTGTTCAGCCTGCTGATCCTCGGCTTCGGGCTGCTGCTGGAGCCGGCGGGCTTCCTGCCCGCGGCGCTGCTGTTCCTGCTGGCGGCCATGGGCTTCCTGTGGCGGCGCGGGCCGCTGCGGGTGGCGGGCATCGCGCTGGTCGCGCTGGTCGCGATCTACATCGTCTTCCGCCTGGTGTTCCAGGTGGTGCTGCCCGAGGGGCTGGTGCCCGAGCAGCAGATCCTGTCCGGCATCCGGGCGCAGTTTTCCGCGGAGGCGCCGGAATGA
- a CDS encoding tripartite tricarboxylate transporter permease, with protein MTEALGYLISSWIDPELLALTALGTLLGVYIGAIPGLSVTMAVSILISFTFSWDVNPALSLMVGIFMGGVYGGSRTAILLNIPGAPSAIATALDGYPLAQKGEAGEAIGLSTIMSVVGGFVGIIVLAVAAPAVSEFALTFQPRDYLLLAVIGILLVGSLSGESLAKGVMAGAFGMLIGTVGLDPLTAEERFTFGVVDLWNGISPIAVMIGLFGVSEALHQLHHVDTAAVKQKIDRIVPSWADLKKYLPLSLQTSFIGVIIGALPGTGGDIAALMAYDHAKRVTRNPEVPFGEGAKEGLVAPESANNAAVGGAYIPMLTLGIPGDAVTAVILGALYIHGLNPGPLLMIEKPDMFWFTVGNLVLANIFVLIFGLTGIKVFTRIVECPKGVLIPLILLLSVVGAYAINNSVTDVWWMLGFGVLGYFMKSYGYQVGPVILGVILSRLMDENWRRAIISDQESIPRFLHGLVTSPLSLVLTLAVLLILLGQTPAWRLLRRSFGKA; from the coding sequence ATGACCGAAGCCCTTGGCTATCTCATCTCCTCCTGGATCGACCCGGAGCTGCTGGCGCTCACCGCGCTGGGCACGCTGCTGGGCGTCTACATCGGCGCCATTCCGGGCCTCTCCGTCACCATGGCGGTGTCGATCCTGATCTCCTTCACCTTCTCCTGGGACGTGAACCCGGCGCTCTCGCTGATGGTGGGCATCTTCATGGGCGGGGTCTACGGCGGCTCGCGCACCGCGATCCTGCTCAACATCCCCGGCGCGCCCTCGGCCATCGCCACGGCGCTGGACGGCTACCCGCTGGCCCAGAAGGGCGAGGCGGGCGAGGCCATCGGCCTGTCGACCATCATGTCGGTGGTCGGCGGCTTCGTGGGCATCATCGTGCTGGCGGTCGCCGCGCCGGCGGTGAGCGAGTTCGCGCTCACCTTCCAGCCGCGCGACTACCTGCTGCTCGCGGTGATCGGCATCCTGCTCGTGGGCTCGCTCTCCGGCGAAAGCCTCGCCAAGGGGGTGATGGCCGGTGCCTTCGGCATGCTGATCGGCACCGTGGGGCTGGACCCGCTGACGGCGGAGGAGCGCTTCACCTTCGGCGTGGTGGACCTGTGGAACGGCATCTCGCCCATCGCGGTGATGATCGGGCTCTTCGGCGTGTCCGAGGCGCTGCACCAGCTCCACCACGTGGACACGGCGGCGGTGAAGCAGAAGATCGACCGCATCGTGCCCTCCTGGGCCGACCTGAAGAAATACCTGCCGCTGAGCCTGCAGACCTCCTTCATCGGGGTGATCATCGGCGCCCTGCCGGGCACCGGCGGCGACATCGCGGCCCTGATGGCCTATGACCACGCCAAGCGCGTGACCCGCAACCCCGAGGTGCCCTTCGGCGAGGGCGCGAAGGAAGGGCTCGTCGCCCCCGAGAGCGCCAACAACGCCGCGGTGGGCGGGGCCTACATCCCCATGCTCACGCTGGGCATTCCGGGGGACGCGGTGACGGCCGTCATCCTCGGCGCGCTCTACATCCACGGGCTGAACCCCGGGCCGCTGCTGATGATCGAGAAGCCGGACATGTTCTGGTTCACCGTGGGCAACCTGGTGCTGGCGAACATCTTCGTGCTGATCTTCGGGCTCACCGGCATCAAGGTGTTCACCAGGATCGTGGAATGCCCCAAGGGCGTGCTGATCCCGCTCATCCTGCTGCTCTCCGTGGTGGGTGCCTATGCCATCAACAATTCGGTGACGGACGTGTGGTGGATGCTGGGCTTCGGCGTGCTGGGCTATTTCATGAAGAGCTACGGCTATCAGGTGGGGCCGGTCATCCTCGGGGTGATCCTCTCGCGCCTGATGGACGAGAACTGGCGCCGGGCGATCATCTCCGACCAGGAGAGCATCCCGCGCTTCCTGCACGGGCTGGTGACCTCGCCGCTCTCGCTCGTGCTCACCCTCGCGGTCCTCCTCATCCTGCTGGGCCAGACGCCGGCCTGGCGCCTGCTCCGCCGCTCCTTCGGAAAGGCCTGA
- a CDS encoding shikimate dehydrogenase family protein codes for MSDTLKLGLIGDNIAASSAPRLHELAGRIMGRETRYLRLVPREMALSMPEIVAQVRAEGYGGLNITYPYKEKVLELLDVPDPRVARIGAVNTVSFTPEGPKGYNTDFTGFIAGFRAALGARAPGPVCMIGAGGVGKAVAFGLIELGLTRLCIVERDLPKAEALAGALRAAAPGLEVVVTGNAAEGSAGAAGLVNCTPVGMVGYGGTPLERPLMKGAEWVFDAVYTPLVTPFLADAEAEGLAIMSGYELFFYQGLHAVEIFHGRPVDEAALRAALKEG; via the coding sequence ATGTCCGACACGCTGAAACTGGGCCTCATCGGCGACAACATCGCCGCCTCCTCCGCCCCGCGCCTGCACGAGCTCGCCGGCCGGATCATGGGGCGCGAGACGCGCTACCTGCGCCTCGTCCCCCGGGAGATGGCGCTCTCCATGCCCGAGATCGTCGCGCAGGTGCGCGCGGAGGGGTACGGCGGGCTCAACATCACCTATCCCTACAAGGAGAAGGTGCTGGAGCTGCTCGACGTGCCGGACCCGCGCGTGGCGCGCATCGGCGCGGTGAACACCGTCTCCTTCACGCCCGAGGGCCCGAAGGGCTACAACACCGACTTCACCGGCTTCATCGCCGGGTTCCGCGCCGCGCTCGGCGCGCGTGCGCCGGGGCCGGTGTGCATGATCGGCGCGGGCGGCGTGGGCAAGGCGGTGGCCTTCGGGCTGATCGAGCTGGGCCTCACCCGGCTGTGCATCGTGGAGCGTGACCTGCCGAAGGCCGAGGCGCTGGCCGGCGCGCTGCGCGCCGCCGCCCCGGGGCTGGAGGTGGTGGTGACCGGCAATGCCGCGGAAGGCTCCGCCGGGGCCGCCGGCCTGGTGAACTGCACGCCGGTGGGCATGGTGGGCTACGGCGGCACGCCGCTGGAACGGCCGCTGATGAAGGGCGCGGAATGGGTGTTCGACGCGGTCTACACCCCGCTCGTCACGCCGTTCCTGGCCGACGCTGAAGCCGAAGGGCTTGCGATCATGTCGGGGTACGAGCTTTTCTTCTACCAGGGCCTGCACGCGGTGGAGATCTTCCACGGCCGGCCGGTGGACGAGGCCGCGCTCCGGGCCGCACTGAAGGAGGGTTGA
- a CDS encoding bifunctional sugar phosphate isomerase/epimerase/4-hydroxyphenylpyruvate dioxygenase family protein has translation MRTSIATVSLGGTLREKLAAIAEAGFEGVEIFEADILAHDGPPREVGAMVRDLGLEIVAFQPFRDFEGMPEPQRARNMERARRKFELMTELGTQNILVCSNCSPRSLGGIDRAAEDLRELAGIAEGFGVTIGFEALAWGRHVSDYRDAWEIVRRADHPRLGIILDSWHILSRGHPVDAIRAIPADRITFVQLADAPRLDMDLLQWSRHFRNFPGQGDLPIARFMEALDATGYDGWLSHEIFNDRFRMASPRRIAEDGERSLIWLTEARRNLPPRVKPERVEWVEFAVDEEGAQKLGALFRTLGFAHVGRHRSKQVQRWAQGAINLVLNTDAEGFANSHHVVHGPSVVALGLRVDDAARALDRAEALRMRTFRQPVGPGELEIPAIRGLGGALNYFVDGQSDLARVWEIEFETLAPVPPGPLTGIDHIAQSMPPEEMLSWRLYYLSLFDFETTPQVDVVDPAGVVESMAVQDAGRAVRICLNSSQSTRTMAARFMSEYFGAGVQHLAFATADIFAAVAAFEAAGVALLPIPENYYDDLEARFDLDPDLADRLRRHNVLYDEDESGRYFQVYTGVFAERFFFEVVQREGYAGFGAPNAPIRLAAQTRLAAHFAMPRS, from the coding sequence ATGCGCACATCCATCGCCACCGTCTCGCTGGGCGGCACGCTGCGCGAGAAGCTCGCGGCCATCGCCGAGGCGGGGTTCGAGGGGGTCGAGATCTTCGAGGCCGACATCCTCGCCCATGACGGCCCGCCACGGGAGGTGGGGGCGATGGTGCGCGACCTCGGGCTGGAGATCGTCGCCTTCCAGCCCTTCCGCGACTTCGAGGGCATGCCCGAGCCACAGCGCGCCCGCAACATGGAGCGCGCGCGCCGCAAGTTCGAGCTGATGACCGAACTGGGCACGCAGAACATCCTCGTGTGCTCCAACTGCTCGCCGCGCAGCCTTGGCGGCATCGACCGTGCGGCGGAGGACCTGCGCGAGCTGGCCGGCATCGCCGAGGGCTTCGGCGTGACCATCGGTTTCGAGGCGCTGGCCTGGGGCCGCCACGTGTCGGACTACCGCGACGCCTGGGAGATCGTGCGCCGCGCCGACCACCCGCGCCTCGGCATCATCCTCGACAGCTGGCACATCCTCTCGCGCGGCCACCCGGTGGACGCGATCCGCGCCATCCCGGCGGACCGGATCACCTTCGTCCAGCTCGCCGACGCGCCGCGCCTCGACATGGACCTGCTGCAATGGTCGCGGCATTTCCGCAATTTTCCCGGCCAGGGCGACCTGCCGATCGCGCGCTTCATGGAGGCGCTGGACGCCACGGGCTATGACGGCTGGCTCTCCCACGAGATCTTCAACGACCGGTTCCGCATGGCCTCCCCGCGCCGCATCGCGGAGGACGGCGAGCGCTCGCTGATCTGGCTCACGGAAGCGCGGCGCAACCTGCCGCCGCGGGTGAAGCCGGAGCGGGTGGAATGGGTGGAATTCGCGGTGGACGAGGAGGGGGCGCAGAAGCTCGGCGCCCTGTTCCGCACCCTGGGCTTCGCCCATGTCGGCCGGCACCGCTCCAAGCAGGTGCAGCGCTGGGCGCAGGGCGCGATCAACCTCGTGCTCAACACCGACGCGGAGGGGTTCGCGAACTCGCACCACGTGGTGCATGGCCCCTCGGTGGTGGCGCTGGGCCTGCGGGTGGACGATGCCGCCCGGGCGCTGGACCGGGCGGAGGCGCTGCGCATGCGCACCTTCCGCCAGCCGGTGGGCCCGGGGGAGCTGGAGATCCCCGCCATCCGCGGCCTCGGCGGCGCGCTCAACTATTTCGTCGACGGGCAGAGCGACCTTGCCCGGGTGTGGGAGATCGAGTTCGAGACCCTCGCTCCCGTGCCGCCCGGCCCGCTCACCGGCATCGACCACATCGCCCAGTCCATGCCGCCGGAGGAGATGCTGAGCTGGCGGCTCTACTACCTCTCGCTGTTCGATTTCGAGACCACGCCGCAGGTGGATGTGGTCGACCCCGCCGGGGTGGTGGAGAGCATGGCGGTGCAGGACGCGGGCCGCGCGGTGCGCATCTGCCTCAACTCCTCGCAGTCCACCCGCACCATGGCGGCACGCTTCATGTCGGAATACTTCGGCGCCGGGGTTCAGCACCTCGCCTTCGCCACCGCCGACATCTTCGCCGCCGTCGCCGCCTTCGAGGCCGCGGGCGTGGCGCTGCTGCCGATTCCGGAGAATTACTACGACGACCTGGAAGCGCGCTTCGACCTGGACCCCGACCTGGCCGACCGCCTGCGCCGCCACAACGTGCTCTACGACGAGGACGAGAGCGGCCGTTACTTCCAGGTCTACACCGGCGTCTTCGCGGAGCGGTTCTTTTTCGAGGTGGTCCAGCGGGAGGGCTACGCCGGCTTCGGCGCCCCGAACGCCCCGATCCGCCTCGCCGCTCAGACCCGCCTCGCCGCACATTTCGCCATGCCGAGAAGCTGA
- a CDS encoding M10 family metallopeptidase C-terminal domain-containing protein, translated as MALRRASLDTDGSQAAGTSTRSAVSGDGRFVAFTSYADTLVAGDDEGQLDIFVRDMARGETRRLSELRPGVGGNGASGAVELSDNGRFAVFQSEASNLSARDVNGASDIFLADLARGSLVRLSDTAAGLALNGDSFAPVISGNGRMVVFRTTATDITGREGLTDLVVWDSTTDTLRRLDTVQSLPGHDSSQHYEALSQDGRTLAYTDETFVREDDVFVPILQLRVMNVMTGESRLVTSTAAGGPAGGPSGAAALSADGSTLVFLTSAEDLAVAGGTGVPGDIFVYDVDSGRTVALGLGGPATPAESPSVSGDGRYIAFSGNGLAGDDDLPNDIYVHDRLTGRTAMVDRNAAGVPGNDAAALPRISADGHWITFDSWADNLLLNDTNGRKDVFLAANPLDDSGAPLLGTAGNDSLLGSDGDDMMNGLAGRDLIYGGAGNDQICGQNEADRILGGDGDDLISGGAGADRIYGNDGADRLVGGLGADVLGGGGGADRFIYRDAGESTAADADLVRDFRQGEDLFDLHRVDAVAGGAQDAFTWIGGAAFTGSAGELHAVVSGTELRIEADTDGDGQADFAIRLEDAAGLTLTADDFIF; from the coding sequence ATGGCACTGAGACGCGCATCGCTAGACACAGACGGCAGCCAGGCGGCTGGCACGAGCACACGCTCTGCCGTGTCGGGCGACGGCCGCTTCGTGGCCTTCACCTCCTATGCCGACACGCTGGTGGCGGGCGATGACGAGGGCCAGCTCGACATCTTCGTGCGCGACATGGCCCGGGGCGAGACCCGCCGCCTCTCCGAGCTGCGCCCCGGCGTGGGCGGCAACGGCGCCTCTGGCGCGGTGGAACTGTCGGACAACGGCCGCTTCGCGGTGTTCCAGTCCGAGGCCAGCAACCTCTCCGCGCGCGACGTGAACGGCGCCAGCGACATCTTCCTGGCCGACCTGGCCCGCGGCAGCCTGGTGCGCCTGTCGGACACGGCGGCCGGCCTCGCGCTGAACGGCGACAGCTTCGCCCCGGTCATCTCCGGCAACGGCCGCATGGTGGTGTTCCGCACCACCGCGACGGACATCACCGGCCGCGAGGGCCTCACCGATCTCGTCGTCTGGGACAGCACGACCGACACGCTGCGCCGCCTCGACACGGTGCAGTCCCTGCCCGGGCACGATTCCTCCCAGCATTACGAGGCGCTGTCGCAGGACGGCCGCACCCTCGCCTATACCGACGAGACCTTCGTGCGCGAGGACGATGTCTTCGTGCCGATCCTGCAACTGCGCGTGATGAACGTGATGACCGGGGAGAGCCGCCTCGTCACCAGCACCGCGGCCGGCGGCCCGGCGGGCGGGCCCTCCGGCGCGGCGGCGCTCTCGGCGGATGGCTCGACGCTGGTGTTCCTCACCTCGGCGGAGGATCTCGCCGTGGCGGGCGGCACCGGCGTTCCGGGCGACATCTTCGTCTACGACGTGGACAGCGGCCGCACCGTGGCCCTGGGGCTGGGCGGCCCCGCCACCCCGGCCGAGAGCCCCAGCGTTTCCGGCGACGGGCGCTACATCGCCTTCTCCGGCAACGGCCTCGCCGGGGATGACGACCTGCCGAACGACATCTACGTGCATGACCGGCTCACCGGCCGCACCGCGATGGTGGACCGCAATGCCGCCGGCGTGCCCGGCAACGATGCCGCCGCCCTGCCCCGCATCTCGGCGGACGGGCACTGGATCACCTTCGATTCCTGGGCCGACAACCTGCTGCTGAACGACACCAACGGCCGCAAGGACGTGTTCCTGGCCGCGAACCCGCTGGACGACAGCGGCGCGCCCCTGCTCGGCACCGCCGGGAACGACAGCCTGCTGGGCAGCGACGGCGATGACATGATGAACGGCCTCGCCGGCCGTGACCTGATCTACGGCGGCGCCGGCAATGACCAGATCTGCGGCCAGAACGAGGCGGACCGCATCCTGGGCGGCGACGGGGATGACCTGATCTCCGGCGGCGCGGGCGCTGACCGGATCTACGGCAACGATGGCGCGGACCGGCTGGTCGGCGGGCTGGGCGCCGACGTGCTGGGCGGCGGCGGCGGCGCGGACCGCTTCATCTACCGCGACGCGGGCGAGAGCACCGCGGCCGATGCCGACCTCGTGCGCGACTTCCGCCAGGGCGAGGACCTGTTCGACCTGCACCGCGTCGACGCCGTGGCCGGCGGCGCGCAGGACGCCTTCACCTGGATCGGCGGCGCCGCCTTCACCGGCAGCGCGGGCGAGCTGCACGCGGTCGTCTCCGGCACCGAGCTGCGCATCGAGGCCGATACCGACGGCGACGGCCAGGCCGATTTCGCCATCCGCCTGGAGGACGCCGCCGGGCTGACCCTCACCGCGGACGATTTCATCTTCTGA
- a CDS encoding circularly permuted type 2 ATP-grasp protein, with protein sequence MASDTGATRPPYEQIVRWIEESGFETLRKRSEEAEAIFRRIGITFAVYGEGGDPERLIPFDLIPRVFSALEWRQLDRGIRQRAQALNAFLYDVYHRGEIIRAGVVPASLVYRNDAFLPQMIGFDPPGKVYSHIVGIDIVRTAGTSFQVLEDNCRTPSGVSYMLENREILMRMFPELFSGGAVEPVDSYPQQLRKTLEELAPAACTGDPTVVVLTPGSLNSAYYEHSFLADLMGVELVEPQDLFVDEGKVWMRTTLGPQRVDVIYRRIDDDYLDPLNFRPDSMLGIAGIFDVYRAGGVTLCSAPGSGVADDKAIYTYVPEMIRFYLGETPILENIPTYKCGNRDECTYVLDHLDELVVKEVHGSGGYGMLIGPKSTKEEREAYARRIIADPEDFIAQPTLDLSTAPTLGGAELAGRHVDFRPFCLIGQQIRLVPGGLTRVALREGSLVVNSSQGGGVKDTWVLRD encoded by the coding sequence ATGGCTTCCGACACGGGCGCAACACGGCCGCCCTACGAACAGATCGTCAGGTGGATCGAGGAAAGCGGTTTCGAGACCCTGCGCAAGCGCAGCGAGGAGGCGGAGGCAATCTTCCGCCGCATCGGCATCACCTTCGCCGTCTACGGCGAGGGCGGGGACCCGGAGCGTCTCATCCCCTTCGACCTCATCCCCCGGGTGTTCAGCGCGCTGGAATGGCGCCAGCTCGACCGGGGCATCCGCCAGCGCGCGCAGGCGCTCAACGCCTTCCTCTATGACGTCTACCACCGCGGCGAGATCATTCGCGCCGGGGTGGTTCCGGCCAGCCTGGTCTATCGCAACGACGCCTTCCTGCCGCAGATGATCGGCTTCGATCCGCCGGGGAAGGTCTACAGCCACATCGTGGGCATCGACATCGTGCGCACCGCCGGCACTTCCTTCCAGGTGCTGGAGGACAATTGCCGCACCCCTTCGGGCGTGAGCTACATGCTGGAGAACCGCGAGATCCTGATGCGCATGTTCCCCGAGCTGTTCTCGGGCGGCGCGGTGGAGCCGGTGGACAGCTACCCCCAGCAGCTGCGAAAGACGCTGGAGGAGCTTGCACCGGCCGCCTGCACCGGCGACCCCACCGTGGTGGTGCTCACCCCCGGGTCGCTGAACTCCGCCTATTACGAGCATTCCTTCCTCGCCGACCTGATGGGCGTGGAGCTGGTGGAGCCGCAGGACCTGTTCGTGGACGAGGGCAAGGTGTGGATGCGCACCACGCTGGGCCCGCAGCGGGTGGACGTGATCTACCGGCGTATCGACGACGATTACCTCGACCCGCTGAACTTCCGCCCGGACTCGATGCTGGGCATCGCCGGCATCTTCGATGTCTACCGCGCCGGCGGCGTGACCCTGTGCTCGGCGCCGGGCTCGGGCGTGGCGGATGACAAGGCGATCTACACCTACGTGCCGGAGATGATCCGCTTCTACCTCGGCGAAACGCCGATCCTGGAGAACATCCCCACCTACAAGTGCGGCAACCGGGACGAGTGCACCTATGTCCTCGACCATCTCGACGAACTGGTGGTCAAGGAGGTGCACGGCTCGGGCGGCTACGGCATGCTGATCGGGCCGAAATCGACGAAGGAGGAGCGCGAGGCCTATGCCCGGCGCATCATCGCCGACCCGGAGGATTTCATCGCCCAGCCGACGCTGGATCTCTCCACCGCCCCGACCCTGGGCGGGGCGGAGCTGGCGGGGCGGCACGTCGATTTCCGCCCCTTCTGCCTCATCGGCCAGCAGATCCGCCTCGTGCCGGGCGGCCTCACGCGCGTGGCCCTGCGCGAGGGGTCTCTGGTCGTGAACTCCAGCCAGGGTGGCGGAGTGAAAGACACCTGGGTTCTGAGGGACTGA
- a CDS encoding alpha-E domain-containing protein — protein MLSRTAENLYWMSRYLERAESTARLIEMGQRMALLPGSAERAEWRSVILATGAEDYFEDGKPINEAAIVRGLVLDQDNPASIHACLSRARANAKAIRTALTQEMWEALNDGWRRLENVDEITARRELPTILDWVKARAAMFRGASETSMLRNDGYAFLRLGGHMERADMTLRLLNVKYFVLLPESDIVGGGRDHHQWTSVLWALSAMRSFHHIYKGDYAPWKIADFVILNGAFPRSITFCYRQISQTLDHLELAYGQRHPCHDIASAGLDRLNEVGIGEVFRNGLHEFVDEFIGVTAKLSREVSLAYHF, from the coding sequence ATGCTGAGCCGGACCGCAGAGAACCTCTATTGGATGTCGCGCTATCTCGAGCGCGCGGAAAGCACGGCGCGGCTCATCGAGATGGGCCAGCGCATGGCCCTTCTTCCGGGCTCGGCCGAGCGCGCCGAATGGCGCTCGGTCATCCTCGCCACCGGGGCCGAGGATTATTTCGAGGACGGAAAGCCGATCAACGAGGCCGCCATCGTGCGCGGCCTCGTGCTCGACCAGGACAATCCCGCCTCCATCCACGCCTGCCTCAGCCGGGCGCGGGCGAACGCGAAGGCGATCCGCACCGCCCTCACCCAGGAAATGTGGGAGGCGCTGAACGACGGCTGGCGCCGGCTGGAGAACGTGGACGAGATCACCGCGCGGCGCGAGCTGCCCACCATCCTCGATTGGGTGAAGGCCCGGGCGGCGATGTTCCGCGGCGCCTCGGAAACCTCCATGCTGCGCAATGACGGATACGCCTTCCTGCGCCTGGGCGGCCACATGGAGCGCGCGGACATGACGCTGCGGCTGCTCAACGTGAAATACTTCGTGCTGCTGCCGGAGAGCGACATCGTCGGCGGCGGGCGGGACCACCACCAGTGGACCTCGGTGCTCTGGGCGCTCTCGGCCATGCGCTCCTTCCACCACATCTACAAGGGCGATTACGCGCCGTGGAAGATCGCCGATTTCGTCATCCTGAACGGGGCCTTCCCGCGCTCGATCACCTTCTGCTATCGCCAGATCAGCCAGACGCTGGACCACCTGGAACTGGCCTACGGCCAGCGCCATCCCTGCCATGACATCGCCTCCGCCGGGCTCGACCGGCTGAACGAGGTCGGCATCGGCGAGGTGTTCCGCAACGGGCTGCACGAGTTCGTGGACGAGTTCATCGGCGTCACGGCGAAGCTTTCCCGCGAGGTTTCCCTCGCCTATCATTTCTGA